The DNA region TCACTTTGATCGCCAAAACTAGCAAGACCACCACAAGCAATAATATACTACCTGAATCCAAGTACGAATTAAACAATATAATTCCCAATGCTAAGGATTGAAACATATATGCCCAAACTACCTCAGAGCTCTTTTTAGAAATATGCAGAAAAACTAAAATCAGAAACATTATCTCTAATATGAATTGTAAAAATAAAATACTCATAATTAATTGATGAGCCCAATGGCCACTACGCTAATAATAAAAGATATGATCAAAAGATCCGGCAAGCGAAAATATCTGAATTTAGACATTTTTGATTCGAGCACCCCGACTACCAAACAGAAAATCACTATTTTAAATAATAAAACCAGTATCCCCGCAACAATTGCCATCAAGCTCATACTATGTGCTATCCCATAAGGAAAAAACATATTGGCGCCCAGGCTTACAAAAATAATAAATTTGTTAGCTCCTGCCCATTCCATCAAAGCTAATTTCTTGCCTGAATATTCTAAGATCATAGCTTCGTGAATCATGGTCAATTCTAGATGCGTATCCGGATTGTCAAAAGGAAAACGGCCGTTCTCTGCCAATAAAATAATAAAAAATCCAATAAAAGCCAAGATGACAGATATAATGGGTTTGTTATATACAAAAAGACCGGCACTTGATATTTTAAATAAGTTTGTCGTGCCACTTATTATGGCAACAGTTAAAAGTGAAAAAATTAATCCACCTTCCGCCATCGCAGAAATGGTCATTTCACGGCTTGAACCAAAACCGCCAAACGGACCGCCTGTATCCATCCCAGCCAGTGCCAAAAAGAATGTCCCAATAGAAAGCAGATAAACTGTAACCAGAATATCGCCGGTATAAAAATTCATAAATAAAGAGCTAAACAGAGGGATGCTTGCGCCCACGATAATAGTTATAGAAAAAATAATATAAGGAGAAAATTTAAAAATCCAAGAAGCCTCGGAGCTTATGACTTCATCTTTGTGCAATAATTTCCACAAATCTTTATAAGGTTGCCATACGCTGGCTCCCCGACGATTTTGCAATTTTGCCTTGATCTTTTTTATAAAACCAATAAAAAAAGGCGAGACCAGAGGAACAAAAATAAGTTGTAAAATTAAAATAATAATCTGCATAATTTTATAATATTAAGAATAGTGAAATTATAAGAGCGATAAAAATATAAGAAATATAAATATTAATATTTCCGGTTTGAATGTTTTTTATGCGCAAAGACAAGCCATTAATTATTTTATTTATGGGCTGATAAAAATAATAATTGTAAACATTCTCTACGCCCAAGGTAACGGCTCGAGACTTCGGCAAATATCTGCTTTCGGCGTCATGATATTCGACATCGTGCTGGATGCTAGGCTTGAGAATACCCCTGAAAATAAGAATAATTGATCTGGTAAATCCGGTCGCCGTTATTTCCATTCGAGGAGAAAGTGCGGTACCGCAATCCCATGTTTTGCTAATTGTAATTTTTTGATTTTTATTGACATTGTATTTGATAATCCAAATTACCAATAAAATTGTAAGAATAATTCCTATGAAAATCGCAAAAGGAGCGACGGATGAAAAACCATTATTTATATTAAATACTTGATGGGAAGAAATAAAAACAGAAGAAGAGGAATTGTTAAAAATAGAAAATCCTCTCCCTACTTTTTCAAGCAAGATAGTTATGTAACCTGATAGCAACCCAAATAAAATTGACAACAGAGCAAGTGCTCCCATCCCTATGCGCATAAATGTATCAGATTCTTTTGCCTGTGTAACCTCTTCGCTCCTGGGACGAGCGAGGAATATAGCGCCGAAGGCTTTGACAAAACAAGCAAGAGCAAGCCCCCCAGTGAAAGCGAGAGACCCTGCCGCGAGCATAAACACCATCTGAGAATAAGATTGCAATTGAGCTATCCCTTGAAAAAGAGATTGGAATGTCAGCCATTCGCTAAAAAAACCATTAAACGGAGGAAGAGCAGAAATTGCCATTGAGCCAATCAAGAAAAACATCGCTGTTTGGGGCATGTATTTTATAAGACCGCCATACTCTTCCATATTCTTAGTATGAACTTCATTTATAACGGACCCGGCGCTCAAAAAAAGCAACGACTTGAAAACAGCGTGGTTGAGAGTGTGGAAAAGCGAAGCGATTAAACTAAGCAGGGCTAGGGGTACCATATTGAGTGAAAAAAATACCATCGCGCTACCGAGTCCAAGTAAAATTATCCCAATGTTTTCAATACTGTGATAGGCTAAAAGTTTTTTAATATCATGCTCCGTAAGCGCATACAAAACTCCAAGCAAAGCAGAAACGGACCCGATAATAATAATGACCATCCCCCACCAAACTGGAATCGGTTGCAAGATATCCAAAGCCATGCGAAGAAGCATATAGATGCCTGTCTTTATCATCACTCCAGACATAAGAGCAGATACGTGTGAAGGAGCAGCAGGATGAGCTGCGGGAAGCCAAATGTGAAATGGAATGATACCAGTTTTCGTACCAAATCCAATAATCCCGAATATGAAAATAATATTTTTTACAGAAGATGGAATCAAAGCCATATTGGATTTAATTACAGAAAAATCAAAAGAATTCGTGTATTTATAAATCAGTAAAAATGAAAATACTATAAACGAGGTGCCGATATAAGTCATAACTAAATACAAGAAACCAGCTTTAATATTTTTTCTTTCATCACTGTCATAAACAACTAAAAAGTACGACGAAACCGACATAATCTCCCAAGCAATCAAAAAGAAAATTCCATTCGAAGCGGTCACAACCAAAATCATGCTCCCGATAAGCAAATTATAGAAAAAACCTAATACTCCAATATTGTATTTTTTATAAAAATGTTTGATATACCCTATTCCAAAAACAGAACAAAAAAGAGCGATTAAGGAGATGGCAAAAATAAAGAAAGCGGAGAGCATATCAATGTTGAAAGAGAAAGATAAAAGAGAAAATGAAGAAGAACCGAAATTAAAAGCAAGATTGTGTCCAGTAATTATTACTAAAACTGAAAAAATAATTCCTGATAGTGAACCTAGGATTGCAAAAAAATTATTCCAAATATTCGCCAGTTTGTCATCTTTCTGCAACAACAAAGAACCGATCGCTCCAACAGCAAAAAAAACTAACAGCGAAGAAAACCCTATTGGTGATGTTATGGTTTCGATCATATTGTTTATATAGGATTATTTAATTTCGAAGGCCCGTTTAATGTCTCAAGAATTTTAAGAAGGTGCAATAAAATTGTCTTGGGTGACGGTGGATCGCCTGGAATATGAAAATCCACAGGAATAATTGATTCGACGCTGTCTAAAACTGCATAAGATCCTTTGAATACGCCTCCGTCTTTTGCATCATCACCTACCGTGACTACGATTTTTGGGGTAGGAGTTGCTTCATAAGCATCTTTGACTGCGCTCGCCATATTGCGAGTCACCGGACCGGTAACCAGCAACATATCAGCATGCCTCGGAGAAGCGACAAAATGAATCCCGAAACGCTCGATATCATAGTAGCTATTTGATAAAGCGACTAGTTCCTGCTCGCAAGCGTTGTCGGATCCGGCGTCTACTTGCCGGATAGCAAGAGAACCATTAAACATGCGTTTCACGTTGTCATGTATCTTCTTTCCAATATAAGAAATCTCTTCTTGATCTACATCATTATGGGATATTGGAATCACTGTGTTTTTGTTTTTGAATATTTTTAACAGAAGTTTAAACATAAATTGTGCTTTTTAACAATAAAAACATACGCAATAATTAAATTATTACGTATATTTTTATATTATACCCAATATGGATTTTAGTCAAAAAAAATTATTTACCTTCTTTAAATTCTAAAAATTTACCAAACTTAGGCAACATTTAAAGAGCTACGCTGAAAAGAGTATGTTGTTACTTCTTTGCGAGGCTATCAATAAAATTGTGGTATTTTTGATCTTCTTTACCAATATGATTTATCCACCACTCTCCAAGATATGTCTCTACTTCCATTATTAATGCATCTGCATTTTCTCCACTATTTAATTTATCTAAAAAAGCAACATAATTCTTGATAAAATCCTCATGTTTTTTTATATGTTCTTGCAAATAAGGATAACTATATTCCTGCATATAATATTCTTCATAAGAAAAATGTTCTTTAATGTATTCGTCAAAAAAACTAACCGCATCGGATGCCTCTTTGGATTTTGCCCCTATGGCTATCGCATCAATGATTTTGTTAAGTTGTGATAAAAGTTTTTGATGTTGTTCGTCAATATGACCCTCTCCAACTGACATACTTTTTGTCCATTCAAAATAAATTGCCATAAGAAATTTAATAATTAATTTTTAATAAAATAAACATAACTATTTTTATAGTATATCATATAGGTTCGTAGTCTATAAAATATTTCAAACTTGAGTCAAAACCTGTGCACGACTTAGTGGGCGATGTTAGAACTGCGTTTAATGTGTTAAATGATATACAGATATACGTTCCTGCATATTGGCTTCGATTTATGTTTATAAAACATTACCTTTTAAATATGCTTTGCGTTTTGTTTCTGGAAATTTTTCTACTGCATAACGAAGCATCGTACGAGGCATTTTTTTATAATATTTTTTAAGAAACTTCTCTTCTTCTTTCTGATTACGCTTACCAACCTCTCGAAGCATCCACCCAACCGCTTTGTGCAGTAAATCTTCTTTATCGTTTAGAAGTATTTTCGAGATTTTAAGAGTGTCTGTAAAATAATTTTGGTAGATAAAATAGGAAGTTGCTATTATCGCGATGCGCCTTTCCCACATATTTTTTGAAAGTGCAAGTTTATATAAAATTTTTCTGTTCTCATCTTTATTTTTCCATAAGTATGCACCCACTATCCTATTAACGGTAACATCCACCAAATCCCAATTGTTTATGTATTTAGTATTTTTTAAATAAAAATTATAAATCTTTTTTTGTATTTTTTTATCAGCTTTTTCAAATTGATAGGAAAGAATTATCAAAGCAGTCATGCGTTCTTCATGGATCTTTGATGATAGCAGTCTTTTTATTTCCTGCAAAGGAAGCAAGTTAAACTTTTTTGAAACATTCCGAATCTGAGGCATTGATAGGCCAATAAATTTATCCCCGTATCCGTAATCACCAAACCCTGTTTTAAAATACCACTCATTACTTTTTTTACGCTTTTCCGATGAATATTTTTTCAGTTCTTTTTGAACATCAACGAATTTCATGCAAAAAGTATATCAGGTTAGAATTAAAAAGTCATTGTAGAATAAAGATATTATTTAACAATTTTATATTTGCGCGACTGATGGGTGCTGACCCCACGACCTCCGCCGTGACAGGGCGGCGCTCTACCGTTGAGCTACAGCCGCATCTTTAGATATTTTTGAAAAACTACCTTTTTCCTATCCAAATAAATATCCGATGCAACTAGTCTATTATACATAAAATCGTGTAATTTCAAAGCGTTTATATATTTTGTGTCGACGCCAAGAGTTGCACTTGGGACCTGGCGCTTATGAAACGCCCGCTCTAACTACCTGAGCTACGTCGACATATTGGCAGAATAGCATTATTTAAGGCTTTTTTCAAATATAATTTGCAAAAATTAAATATTTGAAATATGATCTATGGCTCCTAAAATCTTATTTCTTGCAGATGTACCTTTTCTGACCTTAACTCTTAAAATACCTTTATATTTTTCCATATTTTTTAATGAAGCCTTTTTAAGGTTTGTCTGAATAAAAGTGGTTTTTGAAAATTGTTCTTTTTTGATTCCTAAAAAATTTATCCAAAATGATTTTATCTTATATTCCTTTTTTCTAAAAAATTCATTTAAAGTAAGCCGGAATATTAGGGAATCTTTTTCTACATTCCACAACTTTAACCATTTAAAATAAAAACGTATCATATGCGGATTGCTATTAGTAAACCCAAATTCACCATTTTCATATTTGTACCCTTCTCCCCAATATAACCCTAACCCAATCATTAAAATATCTCTATTAGAGAGTGCGCCTAAATCTTCAGCTCCTTTTTGTTTTTGTAAAATATTTCGTGTTATTCTTTCTTTTCTTTTTAATTCTGAGTATCTTAAAAGACCTCTAATAGATTTCACTTTACCTTTTGTCTTTATTTTTATAATTGCAGATTCTGTAAGAATTATATCTTTGCACCAAAAACTAAGAGTCGATTTGGTAACATGTATTTTTTTTGAAATATCACCAAGACTTTTTCCACTTTCTCGCATTCTTTTTGCAATTTCTTTTTTCTGTGGGTAATACATAAGGTATATTATATAACATAGTCAGTACAGAAACAAGGAAAAAACTTGCCAATATTTATAATTTAATATAGAATACTTTACAGCGGGATAGAGAAGAGGCATCTCGTAAGGCTCAGCGTAGTAAATAATGGGCCCCCTCTCAGGAAACTTTGAGGTGTGTACTCGTCAAATTCGGAGAAATCCTCTCTGCTTTAGCAGAAAGACAATTCCGAGCTAAATTTTTCAACACAAATTGAAAATAAATGTGTAGAGACTAGATGGCGAGCTCCTTAATCTTTTTTAAAAGAAAGGAGATGGTATAGTCCAGACCACAAACATTCAGGTAGTGAAAACTATAGTGGTAAAGCATAACCTTAAGACGGCCGTTCGATTCGGCCTCCCGCAACATGAACCTTCCCTCTACTTAATAAGGAGAGGGATTTGAGGGTGAGGTTTTATATATACCCATACTCATGAAAAATCTGCTCGTATAGAGCGATGACTCTTTTTGCTTCATGTTGAGAAACTTCAAAATCCAGCCCCTCGTGAGCTATTCTGTTTCTGATGGTGTGAACTTCCCATGCGATGGTGAGATTTGGAAAATTCTCTTGATTGGCATTTTTTAATCTATCCCCCAAGGTTTCTCCCCTGAAGCCTAATTGCTCCATCAAGCTCTCAAGCATAGAATCCGCCTCGATGATAGCGAGCTTCCAATCGCTCGCATGTTGAGAAAAAAGATAGCTGAGAGTCTTACTCCAACGTTCATTTTTTGAGCCTCCGGTTTCTTCTCGTTGTCTTTTTTCTCTTTCAGCCTTTTTGAGCGCGTATTCATGTATTTCATGATGCAAATGCTTATGTTCCTTAGCTCTGATTTCGAGCATCCGAACAATCACGTAACAGATTATGGTCAAAAAAAACATCGCTAAAAAGAAAAGGATTGTTTTCGTAAAAACAGATATTTGACCGAAGGAAGCAATTGAAAGATTGTTAATAAAATTATGAAAATATATTGTGCCTTGATCAAATAGATAGGTCGGATCAAAATACTTTGAATCAAAAAAGGTGTTTTGTAAAACTGGATTTTGGTTAACTGTTTCCATAATGAAATTATAACATAACTGTCTTTCAGGCAGTGCTTTTATTGTTGTCTGTTATTGATTTAAATTTTTTCCCGATTTCAAATAAATTTTCTTCTCCTCCATGCGGAGCCATAAATTGAATGCCTAGCGGTAATTTTTTACCTTCTCTTTCTACCTTCCCCATAGGCAAAGAGATTGCCGGACAGCCAGTCAAATTGGCCGTGACAGTAAAAACATCTTCAAGATATAAAGATACCGGATCAGATTTTTCCCCGATTTTCAAAGCGGTATCCGGCATGGTCGGAGTCGCTATCAAATCCACGGACTCGAATGCTTTCAAATATTCACTGCAGAGTTGCTCGCGCACCGAAACCGCTTTGCCGTAATAAGCATCATAATATCCGGCAGACAAAACATAGGCGCCGAGCATCAATCTCCTTCTCGTCTCTCGGCCAAAACCGTTGCTCTTGGTTAGCAAATAATCTTCCAAAAGATTTTTACCGTTGATATGCAAACCATACCGCACTCCGTCAAAACGCGCTAGATTTGTGGAAACCTCCGCAAAATTTATAATATAATAAGCAGACAAGGCGGGTTTAGAAGAAGGAAACTCCAGTTCATAATTTATCTTATATCCTTGTTTTTCAAGATGTTCTAACGTATCAGTAAATTGTTTCAACACATCCTGCGCAAGAGCTTTGGAAAAAGAAGCCATCGGCACTCCAATGATTTTCTTCTCTTTCTTTTTTTCATAAAAATCTTTATCGATAGAAGTGCTGTCTAGCGGATCCTCGCCGCGAATTATATTAAAAATAATTTCTGCGTCTTCTGCTGTTTTTGTTATCGGTCCTGCTTGATCAAAAGAAGAAACGGCAGCAATAAGTCCGGAACGCGAAACTACGCCATAGGTGGGCTTTAATCCTACGACTCCGCAAAAACTTGCCGGATTGCGTATTGATCCGCCAGTATCAGTGCCGAGCGCTCCGAGAGCCATATTGGCCGATATAGCCACCGCTGAACCGCCGGAAGTACCTCCGGCAACTCTGTCTTTGTCATGAGGATTTCTGGTCACTCCGTAAGCAGAATTTTCTGTAGATCCTCCAAGGGCAAATTCATCCATATTTGTTCTGCCTAAAAATACTGCGCCTTGTTTTTTTAACTTAGTAATTACCGTAGCATCATAAGACGCGACATAATTCTCGAGCATTTTGGAAGCAGCAGAAACCTTGCGTCCTTCTATCAAAATATTGTCTTTGATCGCAAGCGGAATACCCAGAAGCGGACATGACTCCCCTTTGGCGATCCTCTCATCAGCTATTTTTGCCTGTTCTAAAACATCGTCAAAAACTTCCAAGTAAGCATTGAGCTCTTTGTTTTTCTTTTCTATCTCGGCTAAATAAGCCGACGCTAAATCCACTGCTGAAAATTCTTTGCTATCGAGCTTTCTTCTTGCATCTGCAATTGTAAGTTTGGCTAAATCAATCATATTATTCTAATTATTAAAATTAAAAAATTTTAAGCGTCGTGGGTCCCCTGTCCTTATGGCTCCG from Candidatus Paceibacterota bacterium includes:
- a CDS encoding NADH-quinone oxidoreductase subunit H, giving the protein MQIIILILQLIFVPLVSPFFIGFIKKIKAKLQNRRGASVWQPYKDLWKLLHKDEVISSEASWIFKFSPYIIFSITIIVGASIPLFSSLFMNFYTGDILVTVYLLSIGTFFLALAGMDTGGPFGGFGSSREMTISAMAEGGLIFSLLTVAIISGTTNLFKISSAGLFVYNKPIISVILAFIGFFIILLAENGRFPFDNPDTHLELTMIHEAMILEYSGKKLALMEWAGANKFIIFVSLGANMFFPYGIAHSMSLMAIVAGILVLLFKIVIFCLVVGVLESKMSKFRYFRLPDLLIISFIISVVAIGLIN
- a CDS encoding proton-conducting transporter membrane subunit, whose protein sequence is MIETITSPIGFSSLLVFFAVGAIGSLLLQKDDKLANIWNNFFAILGSLSGIIFSVLVIITGHNLAFNFGSSSFSLLSFSFNIDMLSAFFIFAISLIALFCSVFGIGYIKHFYKKYNIGVLGFFYNLLIGSMILVVTASNGIFFLIAWEIMSVSSYFLVVYDSDERKNIKAGFLYLVMTYIGTSFIVFSFLLIYKYTNSFDFSVIKSNMALIPSSVKNIIFIFGIIGFGTKTGIIPFHIWLPAAHPAAPSHVSALMSGVMIKTGIYMLLRMALDILQPIPVWWGMVIIIIGSVSALLGVLYALTEHDIKKLLAYHSIENIGIILLGLGSAMVFFSLNMVPLALLSLIASLFHTLNHAVFKSLLFLSAGSVINEVHTKNMEEYGGLIKYMPQTAMFFLIGSMAISALPPFNGFFSEWLTFQSLFQGIAQLQSYSQMVFMLAAGSLAFTGGLALACFVKAFGAIFLARPRSEEVTQAKESDTFMRIGMGALALLSILFGLLSGYITILLEKVGRGFSIFNNSSSSVFISSHQVFNINNGFSSVAPFAIFIGIILTILLVIWIIKYNVNKNQKITISKTWDCGTALSPRMEITATGFTRSIILIFRGILKPSIQHDVEYHDAESRYLPKSRAVTLGVENVYNYYFYQPINKIINGLSLRIKNIQTGNINIYISYIFIALIISLFLIL
- a CDS encoding bacteriohemerythrin; its protein translation is MAIYFEWTKSMSVGEGHIDEQHQKLLSQLNKIIDAIAIGAKSKEASDAVSFFDEYIKEHFSYEEYYMQEYSYPYLQEHIKKHEDFIKNYVAFLDKLNSGENADALIMEVETYLGEWWINHIGKEDQKYHNFIDSLAKK
- a CDS encoding DNA alkylation repair protein; translation: MKFVDVQKELKKYSSEKRKKSNEWYFKTGFGDYGYGDKFIGLSMPQIRNVSKKFNLLPLQEIKRLLSSKIHEERMTALIILSYQFEKADKKIQKKIYNFYLKNTKYINNWDLVDVTVNRIVGAYLWKNKDENRKILYKLALSKNMWERRIAIIATSYFIYQNYFTDTLKISKILLNDKEDLLHKAVGWMLREVGKRNQKEEEKFLKKYYKKMPRTMLRYAVEKFPETKRKAYLKGNVL
- the gatA gene encoding Asp-tRNA(Asn)/Glu-tRNA(Gln) amidotransferase subunit GatA, which produces MIDLAKLTIADARRKLDSKEFSAVDLASAYLAEIEKKNKELNAYLEVFDDVLEQAKIADERIAKGESCPLLGIPLAIKDNILIEGRKVSAASKMLENYVASYDATVITKLKKQGAVFLGRTNMDEFALGGSTENSAYGVTRNPHDKDRVAGGTSGGSAVAISANMALGALGTDTGGSIRNPASFCGVVGLKPTYGVVSRSGLIAAVSSFDQAGPITKTAEDAEIIFNIIRGEDPLDSTSIDKDFYEKKKEKKIIGVPMASFSKALAQDVLKQFTDTLEHLEKQGYKINYELEFPSSKPALSAYYIINFAEVSTNLARFDGVRYGLHINGKNLLEDYLLTKSNGFGRETRRRLMLGAYVLSAGYYDAYYGKAVSVREQLCSEYLKAFESVDLIATPTMPDTALKIGEKSDPVSLYLEDVFTVTANLTGCPAISLPMGKVEREGKKLPLGIQFMAPHGGEENLFEIGKKFKSITDNNKSTA